In a genomic window of Candidatus Sericytochromatia bacterium:
- a CDS encoding efflux RND transporter permease subunit — MNISAWAIKRPIPVILLFLFLTILGLGSYFRLGINDNPDVDFPLIVVGITQAGASPAELETEVTRKVEDALVGISGLDHTTSTVTEGLSTTVCEFKIGTKTDVAMNDVRDAITKIRQTLPADINEPSITHPNFSGEPFITYTVASTRRPVAEISRMIDEEITRALLAVPGVSQVRRSGGLTREVRIDLVPARLRAVGLTVETVNAQLRSLNLNLPGGRAEAGSQEQSIRTLGSAPSVETLRSFPITLANGQTVPLSTLGTVTDGYAEVRQKAFLDGQPCVAFSVVRSQGSALVQTEEATRKAVEALRESLPSDVKVELVRTMADYTRAAHTATMDALYLGSALAMIVIFIFLRNGPALFISALAIPLSVIATFWVMKGLGYTLNGMTTLALTLVVGILVDDAIVDLENIYRHIGMGKSPMRAALEATDEIGLAIIATTMTIVAVFIPVGFMGGIPGQFFRSFGITVTVAVMFSLLVARTLTPMLAAHLLPANLAEAEDHSRLRAPYLRLLDWALSHRWLTLSGAVGIFVLSMMLVPIIPKGFIKLGDIGQAMVQISLPAGASIQETERVVHAVEQALRARPETKLIFSTVGTASNSAGGSLVQTGTSVTKATVNVVLVPKSERALSLDAYQEALRPELARIPGARVVFAQFGATGSAKPVNVLLRGADGRLLERVGEQLLKDMRALPELRDVTSSTAELKPEIRIQPDLVRAAEQGVSVASIGRLVRLATQGDADFNLAKFNAGNRQLNIRIQLVPEARQDLAAIGDLLIPGRAGMVPLRSVADISFGTGPVQIDRYDRARQVTFTANLTAGNLGDALAKIQSLPTLKNLPAGINQGTVGESKVMVDIFTETVIALGAGIMFIYAVLVLLFGGFLQPLTIMMALPLSIGGAMAGLLVFGKELGLYALIGVIMLMGLVTKNSILLVEYALMARSQGATRREALMNAGRDRLRPILMTTIAMIAGMLPIALEMGTGTESLSPMAVAVIGGLVTSTVFTLVVIPAVFTLLDDVQRLFWRRLGRRLPGPDERVGAPAEASVG, encoded by the coding sequence GTGAACATCTCGGCCTGGGCCATCAAGCGCCCGATCCCCGTCATCCTGCTGTTCCTCTTTCTGACCATCCTCGGGCTGGGCAGCTACTTCCGACTGGGCATCAACGACAACCCGGATGTCGATTTTCCCTTGATCGTGGTCGGCATCACCCAGGCGGGCGCCTCGCCCGCCGAACTCGAAACCGAGGTCACGCGCAAGGTCGAGGACGCCCTGGTGGGCATCTCGGGCCTCGATCACACCACCTCGACCGTGACCGAAGGACTCTCGACCACCGTCTGCGAATTCAAGATCGGCACCAAAACCGATGTCGCCATGAACGACGTGCGCGACGCCATCACCAAGATTCGCCAGACCCTGCCGGCCGACATCAACGAACCCTCGATCACCCACCCCAATTTCAGCGGTGAGCCCTTCATCACCTACACCGTCGCCTCCACGCGACGCCCGGTGGCGGAAATCTCCCGCATGATCGACGAGGAGATCACGCGTGCGCTGCTGGCCGTGCCGGGCGTCAGCCAGGTGCGCCGCAGCGGCGGCCTCACCCGCGAGGTTCGCATCGATCTGGTGCCGGCCCGCCTGCGCGCAGTGGGCCTGACGGTGGAGACCGTCAACGCGCAACTGCGCAGCCTGAACCTCAACCTGCCGGGCGGGCGGGCCGAGGCCGGCAGCCAGGAACAGTCGATTCGGACCCTGGGCTCGGCCCCCAGCGTCGAGACGCTGCGGTCCTTCCCGATCACCCTGGCCAACGGTCAGACCGTGCCCCTGTCGACCCTCGGCACGGTGACTGACGGCTATGCCGAGGTGCGCCAGAAGGCCTTCCTGGATGGACAGCCCTGTGTGGCCTTCTCGGTGGTCCGCTCGCAGGGCTCCGCGCTGGTTCAGACCGAAGAGGCCACCCGCAAGGCGGTGGAAGCCCTGCGCGAAAGCCTGCCGTCGGACGTCAAGGTCGAACTGGTGCGCACCATGGCCGACTACACGCGCGCGGCCCACACCGCCACCATGGACGCCCTGTACCTGGGCTCGGCCCTCGCGATGATCGTGATTTTCATCTTCCTGCGCAATGGTCCTGCGCTGTTCATCTCGGCGCTGGCCATCCCCCTGTCCGTGATTGCCACCTTCTGGGTCATGAAGGGGCTGGGCTATACCCTGAACGGCATGACCACGCTGGCCCTGACCCTGGTGGTGGGCATCCTGGTGGACGACGCGATCGTCGACCTCGAGAACATCTACCGCCACATCGGCATGGGCAAGTCCCCCATGAGGGCGGCCCTGGAAGCCACCGATGAGATCGGCCTGGCCATCATCGCCACCACGATGACGATCGTGGCGGTGTTCATTCCCGTCGGTTTCATGGGCGGCATCCCGGGGCAGTTTTTCCGCTCGTTCGGCATCACCGTCACGGTGGCGGTAATGTTCTCCTTGCTGGTGGCCCGCACCCTGACGCCCATGCTGGCCGCCCACCTGCTGCCGGCCAACCTGGCAGAAGCCGAGGACCACTCGCGCCTGCGGGCCCCCTACCTGCGCCTGCTTGACTGGGCGCTGTCGCACCGCTGGCTGACGCTGAGCGGGGCCGTGGGGATCTTTGTGCTCTCGATGATGCTGGTGCCGATCATCCCGAAGGGCTTCATCAAGCTGGGCGACATCGGTCAGGCCATGGTGCAGATCTCCCTGCCGGCCGGGGCCAGCATCCAGGAAACCGAACGGGTCGTGCACGCGGTCGAGCAGGCCCTGCGCGCCCGTCCCGAGACCAAGCTGATCTTCTCCACCGTCGGCACAGCCAGCAATTCGGCCGGTGGTTCGCTGGTGCAGACCGGCACCAGCGTGACCAAGGCGACGGTCAACGTGGTGCTGGTGCCCAAGTCGGAACGGGCCCTCTCGCTGGATGCCTACCAGGAGGCCTTGCGCCCGGAACTGGCCAGGATTCCAGGTGCCCGCGTGGTCTTCGCCCAATTCGGCGCCACCGGCTCGGCCAAGCCCGTCAACGTGCTGTTGCGCGGCGCGGACGGCCGCCTGCTGGAGCGCGTGGGCGAGCAGTTGCTCAAGGACATGCGTGCCCTGCCGGAACTGCGGGATGTCACCAGCAGCACGGCCGAGCTGAAACCGGAAATTCGGATCCAGCCGGACCTGGTGCGCGCGGCGGAACAGGGCGTCTCGGTGGCGTCGATTGGCCGCCTGGTGCGGCTGGCCACGCAGGGCGATGCTGACTTCAACCTGGCCAAGTTCAACGCCGGCAACCGGCAGCTGAACATCCGCATCCAGCTGGTGCCGGAGGCACGTCAGGACCTGGCGGCGATCGGCGACCTGCTGATTCCAGGACGAGCGGGCATGGTGCCCTTGCGCTCCGTCGCGGACATCTCGTTCGGCACCGGACCGGTCCAGATCGACCGCTACGACCGCGCCCGCCAGGTCACCTTCACCGCTAACCTGACGGCCGGCAACCTGGGAGATGCGCTGGCCAAGATCCAGAGCCTGCCCACGCTGAAAAATCTGCCGGCCGGCATCAACCAGGGCACCGTGGGAGAGTCCAAGGTCATGGTCGACATTTTCACCGAGACCGTGATCGCCCTGGGCGCCGGCATCATGTTCATTTACGCCGTGCTGGTGCTGCTATTCGGTGGCTTCCTGCAACCGCTGACGATCATGATGGCGCTGCCACTCTCGATCGGCGGTGCCATGGCCGGATTGCTGGTTTTCGGCAAGGAACTGGGCCTGTACGCCCTGATCGGGGTGATCATGCTGATGGGCCTGGTCACCAAGAACTCGATCCTGCTGGTCGAATACGCCTTGATGGCGAGAAGCCAGGGGGCCACCCGACGCGAGGCCCTCATGAACGCGGGGCGCGATCGCCTGAGACCGATCCTGATGACCACCATCGCCATGATCGCCGGTATGTTGCCGATCGCCCTGGAAATGGGCACCGGCACCGAAAGTCTCTCGCCCATGGCGGTGGCGGTGATCGGCGGGCTGGTGACCTCGACCGTCTTCACCTTGGTGGTGATCCCGGCCGTCTTTACCCTGCTCGACGACGTCCAGCGCCTGTTCTGGCGACGCCTCGGACGGCGCCTGCCGGGCCCCGACGAACGGGTCGGCGCCCCCGCCGAAGCCAGCGTCGGATAG
- a CDS encoding DUF4332 domain-containing protein: protein MSTIRTLMISLLLSASAVLPAGCAKAPVASAPQGVASVELDASRAYSIENLLGIGPVYGRKLREAGITSTSKLKAATETRYERQRLAAQADVPYKLVMAWSQKVALMEIPGIGPRQSNLLAAVGVESVEELARRSPENLHERLAVANTFKPRFVENTPSRETVEKWVTAARREARRHSAE from the coding sequence ATGAGCACCATTCGTACCCTCATGATCAGCCTGCTGCTGAGTGCCTCCGCGGTCCTGCCCGCCGGTTGCGCCAAGGCCCCTGTGGCCTCGGCCCCTCAAGGCGTCGCGAGCGTGGAGCTGGACGCCTCGCGCGCCTACTCCATCGAAAACCTGCTGGGCATCGGCCCCGTCTACGGCCGCAAGCTGCGGGAAGCCGGCATCACCAGCACCAGCAAGCTGAAGGCCGCCACCGAAACCCGCTACGAACGCCAGCGGCTGGCCGCTCAGGCCGACGTGCCCTACAAGCTGGTGATGGCGTGGTCCCAGAAGGTCGCCCTGATGGAAATTCCCGGCATCGGGCCGCGCCAGAGCAACCTGCTGGCCGCCGTCGGTGTCGAGTCGGTGGAGGAGTTGGCCCGGCGATCGCCGGAGAACCTGCACGAGCGCCTGGCTGTCGCCAACACCTTCAAGCCACGCTTCGTCGAGAACACCCCGTCGCGCGAGACCGTCGAAAAGTGGGTAACCGCCGCTCGGCGCGAAGCCCGTCGCCACAGCGCGGAGTAG
- the aat gene encoding leucyl/phenylalanyl-tRNA--protein transferase — protein MITPDTILLAYAQGLFPMADEAGELGWYRPQQRALLPLDTFRVPRSLAKVMRRAPYQIRFDTAFPRVIAACADRPATWLSPEIQSVFCALHARGLAHSVEAWRDDDLVGGLYGLALGGVFFGESMFSRATDASKICLVHLVAHLRERNFALLDSQLYNPHYDRFGQVLVPHVAFLPALQAALQRPCRF, from the coding sequence GTGATCACCCCCGACACGATCCTGCTGGCCTACGCGCAAGGTCTCTTCCCGATGGCCGACGAGGCGGGAGAGCTGGGCTGGTATCGCCCTCAGCAACGTGCGTTGCTCCCGCTCGACACGTTCCGCGTGCCACGCTCGCTGGCCAAGGTCATGCGCCGCGCGCCCTATCAGATCCGGTTCGACACGGCCTTCCCGCGGGTCATCGCGGCCTGCGCCGATCGCCCCGCGACCTGGCTATCACCTGAGATTCAGTCGGTCTTTTGCGCCCTGCACGCTCGGGGCCTGGCCCATAGCGTCGAGGCCTGGCGGGATGACGACCTGGTGGGCGGGCTGTACGGACTCGCGCTGGGCGGGGTCTTCTTCGGCGAATCGATGTTCAGTCGGGCCACCGACGCCTCCAAGATCTGCCTGGTGCACCTGGTCGCGCACCTGCGCGAACGGAACTTTGCCCTGCTCGATAGCCAGCTCTACAACCCGCACTACGACCGCTTCGGTCAGGTGCTGGTGCCGCACGTGGCGTTTCTGCCCGCTCTGCAAGCCGCCTTGCAGCGGCCGTGTCGCTTTTGA
- a CDS encoding alpha/beta fold hydrolase → MPSSTLAPDASLISPFRPAWGLAQPDLQTILPEVLPRPDRRRSPWWRAQQRLTLPLSDGDHLLGWLHPLAPHAPGEAPLVIHFHGLGSSADSGTMRSLSHKAHLAGFHSLRVNWRGAGGSEDLGTGVTSGVGYADVADVVRHMHEQGHGPIYLTGFSLGGAIVLNALARLTPTPDVAGAVCISAPLDFAAAAAALREPRNRFYDARFVWLLKETLRRFVAQGRGGLRHREALKHFPAIRHVSDFDHLITAPAVGLPDAAAYYAAASPGPHLARLTVPTWLITADDDPFVPLAAQRHALNALPEHPTLHVTITDGGGHVGLVGQRPQPALPWEDHFWLENATVRRLMAWEQARRSASGA, encoded by the coding sequence ATGCCCTCTTCTACCCTGGCTCCGGACGCAAGCCTCATCTCCCCCTTTCGACCCGCCTGGGGGCTGGCCCAGCCGGATCTCCAGACCATCTTGCCGGAGGTGCTGCCGCGCCCGGACCGGCGGCGATCGCCCTGGTGGCGGGCCCAGCAGCGCCTGACGTTGCCTCTGAGCGATGGGGACCACCTGCTGGGCTGGCTGCACCCCCTGGCGCCCCACGCCCCGGGCGAGGCGCCCCTGGTGATTCACTTCCACGGTCTGGGATCGTCGGCGGACAGCGGCACCATGCGCAGCTTGAGCCACAAAGCTCACCTCGCTGGTTTCCACAGCCTGCGCGTGAACTGGCGCGGCGCCGGCGGCAGTGAGGATCTCGGCACGGGCGTGACCAGCGGCGTGGGTTATGCCGACGTGGCCGACGTGGTCCGTCACATGCACGAGCAAGGCCACGGTCCGATTTACCTGACCGGCTTCTCGCTGGGTGGCGCGATCGTGCTAAACGCGCTGGCGCGGCTCACGCCCACGCCCGACGTGGCCGGCGCTGTCTGCATCTCCGCGCCACTCGACTTCGCGGCGGCAGCCGCCGCCCTGCGAGAGCCGCGCAATCGCTTTTACGACGCCCGCTTCGTCTGGCTGCTGAAGGAGACCCTGCGGCGCTTCGTGGCGCAGGGACGCGGGGGCCTTCGCCACCGCGAAGCCTTGAAACATTTCCCGGCCATCCGCCACGTGTCTGATTTCGATCACCTCATCACGGCCCCCGCGGTGGGCCTGCCGGATGCGGCGGCCTACTACGCCGCCGCCAGCCCAGGTCCGCACCTGGCCCGGCTCACCGTGCCAACCTGGCTGATCACGGCCGACGATGATCCGTTCGTGCCGCTGGCCGCGCAGCGCCACGCCTTGAACGCCCTCCCGGAGCACCCCACGCTGCACGTCACCATCACGGACGGGGGCGGACACGTGGGCCTGGTGGGGCAGCGGCCACAGCCAGCCCTCCCCTGGGAGGATCATTTCTGGCTGGAAAACGCCACCGTGCGACGCCTGATGGCCTGGGAACAGGCGCGGCGCAGCGCGAGCGGTGCTTGA
- a CDS encoding pitrilysin family protein, whose product MRFTSLSHPTMGLHILSTTKFKTNTLVLNIRCPLEAGRVTRRALLPYVLTRGTAQHPSVRQMQAQLDRMYGSYLNADVFKLGENQIVQFRLELPNGKYIPGKPELLKDAIAFFHGVLTDPVREGGLLKSSFVELEKEALRKRVEGLFNHKTHYARIRCVEEMFRDEPYHLFSGGRIEDLPAIDPAALEAEFQAMLAESPMDMFVLGDVNPQAVEEELQRVFHFNGLRPSAPACPPWAPVIGHAPTQPRQLTEHTDVNQGQLVLGLRTPVRIESDDYYAMKMYNGLLGAFSHSKLFMTLREKESLAYATSSRYDAHKGALFIQAGIDIAHEARALKVIEAQLEALQQGAITDEELHQTRAMLLNTYREANDSPGALINLAFEAIVAGQARPVEELAAALPVIGRAEIQAVANKLSLDTVYFLRDPLPDAIATAS is encoded by the coding sequence TTGCGTTTCACCAGCTTGTCCCATCCCACGATGGGGCTCCATATCCTCTCCACCACCAAGTTCAAGACCAACACGCTGGTCCTGAACATTCGCTGTCCGCTGGAAGCAGGTCGGGTCACCCGGCGCGCGCTGTTGCCCTACGTGCTCACGCGCGGCACGGCCCAGCATCCCAGCGTGCGCCAGATGCAGGCCCAGCTGGACCGGATGTACGGCTCTTACCTGAACGCCGACGTGTTCAAGCTGGGCGAAAATCAGATCGTTCAATTCCGTCTGGAACTGCCCAATGGCAAGTACATTCCAGGGAAACCGGAACTGCTGAAGGACGCCATCGCCTTTTTTCACGGCGTGCTGACCGACCCCGTGCGGGAAGGGGGCCTGCTCAAAAGCAGTTTCGTGGAACTGGAGAAGGAGGCCCTGCGCAAGCGCGTGGAAGGCCTCTTCAACCACAAGACGCACTATGCCCGCATCCGCTGCGTGGAGGAGATGTTCCGCGACGAGCCCTACCACCTGTTCTCCGGGGGCCGCATCGAGGACCTGCCGGCGATCGACCCGGCCGCTCTGGAAGCCGAATTCCAGGCCATGCTGGCGGAGAGCCCGATGGATATGTTCGTGCTGGGTGACGTCAACCCCCAGGCGGTCGAGGAAGAGTTGCAGCGGGTCTTCCACTTCAACGGCCTGCGCCCGAGCGCGCCGGCCTGTCCGCCGTGGGCACCGGTGATCGGCCACGCCCCGACTCAGCCGCGCCAGCTCACGGAACACACCGACGTCAACCAGGGGCAACTGGTGCTGGGCTTGCGCACGCCGGTGCGGATCGAATCCGACGACTACTACGCCATGAAGATGTACAACGGCTTGCTGGGCGCCTTCTCGCACTCCAAGCTGTTCATGACGCTGCGCGAGAAGGAGAGCCTGGCCTACGCCACCAGTTCGCGCTACGACGCCCACAAGGGCGCGCTGTTCATCCAGGCCGGCATCGACATCGCCCATGAGGCCCGTGCCCTGAAGGTGATCGAAGCGCAACTGGAAGCCCTGCAACAGGGGGCCATCACGGACGAGGAGCTGCACCAGACGCGGGCCATGCTGCTGAACACCTACCGCGAGGCGAACGACAGCCCCGGCGCGTTGATCAACCTGGCCTTCGAGGCCATCGTGGCCGGCCAGGCCCGCCCGGTCGAGGAACTGGCCGCCGCCCTGCCCGTCATCGGGCGAGCCGAGATTCAGGCCGTGGCCAACAAGCTGAGCCTGGACACCGTCTACTTCCTGCGCGATCCCCTGCCCGACGCGATCGCCACCGCCAGCTAG